In the genome of Sulfurimonas autotrophica DSM 16294, the window GATAAATAAATTATATCTTAGGATAATATATTATTATATTTAACTAAAATATAATTTTGAAAATTTTTATATAATTTTCATAAACTTAAACACATAAAAGGATTTATTATGATGCTACACCCAGCTACCGTACACTTTGCTATGGTCTTACCTCTCGTTGCCTCTGTCTTTGGACTTGCATATTTATATTCACGAACACAAATAATGTCAAAAATTTCTGCAAGAGCAACATTGGTTGCAGCGTTAGCAATGATTGCTGTTTGGTACACGGGGAGTCAAGCCGGTCCGCAAATATTTGATTATCTCAGCGAAGCCGGTCAGCATGAACTCAAAGAGCATAAAGAACTCGGCTTGTATCTTGCAATTGCTATGGGTATTATAGCCCTTATTCAGATGGCTGGATGTAAACTAAAAAAATTCTCTCTTGAAGTGATTGCCATACTTCTATTACTTGGAGCAACTGCCACAACATTCCTGCAAGGAAAACATGGTGGAGAAATAGTCTATAACTACGGTATGCCTTTTAAATCATATATGATAGAAGACTCTTTACATGAAGCAACAGCTAATGCAGAAGCAACTGATGATTGTGATGAAAAAGTAGAAGCATATGAAGATGCCATTGATGATATTACTTCACTCTCAGAAGATGTAGACACTATTTACGGAAATACGCCAAAAACTCAAGAAGATGATGACGAGTAAATAAACAATGCAAAACATTAATGAAGATGCAAAAAAAGCAATACAGAAGGCTTTAGAGCAGTACAAAAAGGAGAAGAACTCTGTTAAAGAGTTCTATCCATGCACACAAGAGCTTGCAAAATGGCTAGAGGCACAGGCAAAATAATGCAAATGTTATGTACCGATGTGTTCGAAAATCAGCTAAAGCAAATTTTAAAAAAGTTTGCACAGGAAGATTTTTCCGCTACAAAGAATTTTAAGATGTATTTAGACACTGTTATTATAAATATACCGACAAAAGCACAAAAATATAAAAAATCTATCTATTTTGATGATGAAAATATTAGAGATGTGGATCATCAAGGTTTTAAAATCCCTTTCCTTTTTGACAAAGAAAATAATGTTTATCTTATTCTAGGAATTGTAGAAAAATAATTTTTTCAAATAAAATAAGCCTAGATTATTTAAAAAATTACTTAAAGAAATATTACTTATAGTTATAAATAAATAGTGTTTCAATAAGTAACCAATTCGCTTATTTTAGGAGAC includes:
- a CDS encoding DUF2231 domain-containing protein encodes the protein MMLHPATVHFAMVLPLVASVFGLAYLYSRTQIMSKISARATLVAALAMIAVWYTGSQAGPQIFDYLSEAGQHELKEHKELGLYLAIAMGIIALIQMAGCKLKKFSLEVIAILLLLGATATTFLQGKHGGEIVYNYGMPFKSYMIEDSLHEATANAEATDDCDEKVEAYEDAIDDITSLSEDVDTIYGNTPKTQEDDDE